From Bicyclus anynana chromosome 7, ilBicAnyn1.1, whole genome shotgun sequence, the proteins below share one genomic window:
- the LOC112047400 gene encoding protein amnionless: protein MFRTQISIFIFSYFITTSLSEKVTWLPNINFNLPMNFDTKLCSKKTVIFPETLAGSVVIDSDTSVNEFILPNNGDIFLGEGASIELGSGEEPDCKAGYVHYRENTEADWSRPDVWSSVRINDATPDAERVPCFDDVVIFPPNSTFTVILPDVVQKVQAVELGGENINDFLEYFASKHSNQGQTFILNEYHESGVSIGGYLNTCHSRSGCPCQTNTLKIDCSAKLCKKPTCADSIKPIGHCCRICGGAIVVDIDETFDFLQFQLLIEKIIDTYGKDKFIYHIGRLPDNKVQVIVLDKNGYDQTSAEVVSAISYNMEKDLRHDMQVSGSPLSKSGLGGKLFVCMFFAVILVMAGIYAYYYKLPQMNYPIITGRSQANMFSRFNRRTESVVSLTRRDSTPIGDSTATAFRNPLYDSQRSRVSVEESILEE from the coding sequence ATGTTTCGCACACAAATTTCTATATTCATTTTCTCTTATTTTATCACCACCAGTTTATCTGAAAAAGTGACATGGCTACCTAATATTAACTTTAACTTACCCATGAATTTTGATACCAAGCTTTGTTCCAAAAAGACTGTTATATTTCCTGAAACACTGGCAGGGAGTGTAGTGATTGACTCCGATACATCAGTGAACGAATTCATATTACCAAACAATGGAGATATATTTTTGGGTGAAGGAGCAAGTATAGAATTGGGATCTGGTGAAGAACCCGATTGTAAAGCCGGCTACGTTCACTACAGAGAAAATACAGAAGCAGATTGGAGTAGACCTGACGTTTGGAGCTCTGTCAGAATTAACGATGCGACACCAGATGCAGAAAGAGTGCCTTGTTTTGATGACGTCGTAATATTCCCACCGAATAGTACTTTCACCGTAATATTACCAGATGTTGTACAGAAAGTTCAAGCTGTAGAATTGGGCGGAGAAAATATCAACGATTTCTTAGAGTACTTTGCTTCAAAGCACTCCAATCAGGGTCAGACGTTTATCTTAAACGAATATCACGAATCTGGCGTTTCTATAGGAGGTTATTTAAATACATGTCACTCTCGATCAGGGTGTCCGTGTCAAACAAATACACTCAAAATAGATTGTTCCGCAAAGTTATGCAAAAAACCAACATGCGCTGATTCTATCAAGCCAATTGGTCATTGCTGCAGAATTTGCGGAGGAGCGATAGTTGTCGATATTGATGAAACTTTTGACTTTCTGCAATTTCAACTGCTCATTGAAAAGATTATAGATACATACGGGaaagataaatttatttacCACATCGGAAGACTTCCCGATAACAAAGTACAAGTTATTGTTCTCGATAAGAATGGGTATGATCAAACTAGTGCTGAGGTAGTGAGCGCTATATCGTACAATATGGAGAAAGATTTGAGACACGATATGCAAGTAAGTGGGAGTCCTTTGTCAAAATCTGGATTGGGAGGAAAGCTGTTCGTTTGTATGTTCTTCGCTGTTATTTTAGTGATGGCGGGTATCTATGCATATTACTATAAGCTTCCTCAGATGAATTACCCAATTATAACGGGTCGGAGCCAAGCTAACATGTTTTCAAGGTTTAATCGGAGAACTGAGAGTGTTGTTTCTTTAACTCGAAGGGATTCCACACCGATTGGCGACAGTACTGCAACAGCTTTTAGGAATCCTTTGTATGACTCTCAAAGAAGTCGTGTTTCAGTTGAAGAATCAATCTTGGAGGAATAA
- the LOC128198267 gene encoding uncharacterized protein LOC128198267, which translates to MSLKIQLYFTLTFISFAYSENIIIKLKTKQLIDSIISDTSVKYLTKLAQVFAKKAAETFIKEIKNREHLLDDSLRINSYSFLKKKPVHKIISTTTKRSATVEERLTEDEAYKLLDKPYPDGDNLGWHSQEKILDDEDTETKAIPVYGVMKVNGIYVRRLLGVGMI; encoded by the exons ATGTcgttaaaaattcaattatacTTCACTCTTACGTTCATTTCATTCGCATACAGtgagaatataattataaaattaaaaacaaaacaactcaTCGACAGCATAATTTCGGATACATctgttaaatatttaacgaaactgGCACAGGTGTTTGCTAAAAAGGCAGCTGAGACTTTTATAAAGGAAATAAAGAATAGAGAACATTTATTAGACGATTCTTTGAGAATTAA CTCATAtagctttttaaaaaagaaacctGTCCATAAGATCATATCTACAACGACTAAAAGGAGTGCAACAGTTGAAGAGAGACTAACAGAAGACGAAGCTTACAAACTGCTGGACAAGCCGTATCCTGATGGAGATAACTTAGGGTGGCATTCTCAAGAGAAGATTTTAGATGATGAAGATACGGAGACGAAAGCGATTCCTGTGTACGGTGTCATGAAAGTCAATGGAATTTATGTGCGAAGGTTGTTAGGCGTTGGAATGATTTaa